The Abditibacteriaceae bacterium DNA window AGCATTGGATGCTGCAACTACGAGAAGGCCAACCGTTGCAATCGACGCGGCGCGGGCTGCTGTTCGTGGCAGAAGCGCGAGGGCAGCGAGTCCAACGCAAAGAACCGGGACAAGTGGAAACACATAACGCATGAATCGCACTTGTGAGAAGCCAAGTGAAACCAGAAACAAAGCCGCAAACACCAGCGAGGGCGCGGATCGCGTTTCTTTTGCGCGCACTGCGAGGCCAATTCCAACCAGAGCCAGAAGCAGCGCCGGAGCCGTGAAGGTAAACGGCAAATTGAAACCGAGATGATAAATCCAGCCGTTGCCTGTCGCCTGGAAAATTTCGCCCGAACCTTCGCGCGGATGCTTGAACAATTCGTAAGCGAAACCAGTGTTCTGGCCGTCGCCCCAAAAATCGCGCGAGTAAAGCAGAGCACCGGGACAGCCAAGAAAGAAGAATATCGCCGCAATTATCGGTATTTTAAACCACAGAGTACGGTCGAAATCGAGCGCCCTTCGCAGTTGCCACGCGGCGCACAACGGCGCAACAACAACTAATCCGGCGTTGTATTTCGTCGCAGCGGCCAGGCCCGCGCACGCGGCGGAAAAGAGTAATGCGCGTGTTGCTTCACGCCCTGTGAAATTCAATGCGCGCGTTGCGAAGAGAAGCGATAGCGCGATGAAAAACGTTGCAGCGCAATCGACGGTGGCGAAATGCGAATGCTGCACGAATCCCGGCGCGAGCGCGGTGGCAACACCAGCGAATAGGGCTGCGCGCGGTCGATTGGTTAGAGCAGCGCGTGCCAGAAAAAAAACAACAGGCGCAGTCGCCGCACCCAAGATGGCGGAAACCACGCGACCCGAAAGGATGAAGTCGTGGAGCAGTTGCCATTGCGCGGTGGCATTGGAAAGCGGCGCGAAGAAACCAAACA harbors:
- a CDS encoding phospholipid carrier-dependent glycosyltransferase is translated as MPRFLRSPLGVALLLFAFALALRVAGLTWGLPTATRWYSLHPDERQVASAAFSLDFFAGDFNPDFYNYPSLFIYLTYFVHGALALFGFFAPLSNATAQWQLLHDFILSGRVVSAILGAATAPVVFFLARAALTNRPRAALFAGVATALAPGFVQHSHFATVDCAATFFIALSLLFATRALNFTGREATRALLFSAACAGLAAATKYNAGLVVVAPLCAAWQLRRALDFDRTLWFKIPIIAAIFFFLGCPGALLYSRDFWGDGQNTGFAYELFKHPREGSGEIFQATGNGWIYHLGFNLPFTFTAPALLLALVGIGLAVRAKETRSAPSLVFAALFLVSLGFSQVRFMRYVFPLVPVLCVGLAALALLPRTAARAASIATVGLLVVAASNALAPFVQTDPRDKLVQQVLSTSPSIGLLETPWFWTPPFSPQDAPPGTPPQLSQQALAANPKTRLVLVPDAATLSKEKPLAVAISEFEWRDKERLANPQYLQWKQTLESSYEKSLEVEANIPFLLPGRAFVPHDFLYTHPRVRLYQQR